The following nucleotide sequence is from Acidobacteriota bacterium.
AGAACGCGACGCGCCGCCGCCGTCACCTCCGGGTCTCCCGCCAGTTCCGTCGCGATCCCCGCCTCCCGCAGCGCGGCCAGCCCGCGGCCGTTGACGCGCGGATCGGGATCGACCAGAGGGACGACGACGCGCGCGATCCCGGCGGCGGCGATCGCGCGGCAGCAGGGAGGAGTCCGCCCCGTGTGCGCGCAGGGCTCGAGGGACGCGTACAGCGTCGCCCCGGCGGCCTCGGGTCCCGCCGCTTCGAGGGCCCGCACCTCGGCGTGGGCTTCCCCGGCTCGCTCGTGCCACCCCTCGCCCACCACCTCCGACCCGCGGACGATCACGGCCCCGACGCGCGGGTTCGGAGCGGCGGCGCGGCCGGCGCGATCGGCCAGCTCGATCGCCCGTCGGAGGAAAAGGAGGTCCTCGGCTCGGCTCACGGACGGCCCGCCGCCGGTTCCGCGTCGGGGGGGAGGAGCAGACCCGACAGGAACTCGTCGGGGTCGAAATCGAGCAGATCCTCCGGTCGTTCCCCGACTCCGACGTACCGGACGGGCAGCCCGAGCTCGCGCCCGATTCCGATCACGGCACCGCCTCGGGCCGTTCCGTCGAGTTTCGTCACCACCAGCCCCGTCAGGTCGAGCGCCCGGGCGAACTCGCGCGCCTGCACCACGGCATTCCGCCCCGTGGTCCCGTCGACCACGAGCAGCGTCTCGTGGGGAGCACCGGCGACGGCCTTGCCCACGGCTCGAGCGATCTTGGTGAGCTCGTCCATGAGGGGACGCCTCGTGTGGAGGCGCCCGGCGGTGTCCACGATCACCCGGTCGGCTCCGCTCGCGGCACCCGCGGCGCAGGCGTCGAACGCCACGGCCGCCGGATCGGCACCCGGCCCGGCACGGACGATCCGCGCCCCGGCGCGCTCGGCCCAGGCGACGAGCTGCTCGACGGCGGCCGCCCGGAACGTGTCGGCCGCCGCCAGGACGACGCGGCGTCCCTCGCCCGCCCAGCGCGCCGCCAGCTTTCCGGCCGTGGTGGTCTTCCCCGAGCCGTTGACGCCGGCCACCAGCACCACCGTCGGGCGCGCCGTCTCCCCCGGGCTCTCCCGTGCCTCGGGCAAGAGCGGCCGCAACTCCTCGCGGACGAGTTCCAGGAGCTCTTCCGCCCCGGCCACCGTCCGGCCCCGCGCTTTCGATTCGATCCGGACGACCAGCTCGGAGGCCAGCTCGGGCCCGAGGTCCGCTTCGACGAGGATCTCCTCGACCTCGTCCAGGAGTTCCCG
It contains:
- the ftsY gene encoding signal recognition particle-docking protein FtsY, translating into MFDRVRKRLREGLGRTRQAVAQGLARVARPGRRIDRELLDEVEEILVEADLGPELASELVVRIESKARGRTVAGAEELLELVREELRPLLPEARESPGETARPTVVLVAGVNGSGKTTTAGKLAARWAGEGRRVVLAAADTFRAAAVEQLVAWAERAGARIVRAGPGADPAAVAFDACAAGAASGADRVIVDTAGRLHTRRPLMDELTKIARAVGKAVAGAPHETLLVVDGTTGRNAVVQAREFARALDLTGLVVTKLDGTARGGAVIGIGRELGLPVRYVGVGERPEDLLDFDPDEFLSGLLLPPDAEPAAGRP